Proteins encoded in a region of the Cydia splendana chromosome 19, ilCydSple1.2, whole genome shotgun sequence genome:
- the LOC134799912 gene encoding uncharacterized protein LOC134799912 translates to MRWFACAVLLLQLTWQCSSRAFPEENISVYTSNTTTGQGDVYHQIATNIAERITSPIYRFLGIGTNKTAPTTKKPWVHIESLDEPEDVAKTDLKPLDNGLEDRDVEELSVEALKKNDKKPEKITLYSNYLPSKLEALDNKENDTINEVDDPFEFDDDDDDFATKPREGGFVYYLELLGSFFQLALGAVLAIFKSSSGSN, encoded by the exons CTGCTGCAGCTGACCTGGCAGTGCAGCAGCCGAGCTTTCCCCGAAGAAAACATCAGCGTGTACACCTCCAACACCACCACAGGTCAAGGGGACGTGTATCATCAGATAGCCACTAATATCGCTGAGAGGATCACTTCTCCCATTTATAG GTTCCTGGGCATTGGTACAAACAAAACTGCACCAACGACCAAGAAGCCATGGGTCCACATTGAATCCCTCGACGAACCAGAAGACGTTGCTAAAACAGACCTCAAACCACTCGACAATGGACTTGAAGACCGCGACGTTGAAGAACTATCAGTAGAAGCTCTGAAGAAAAATGATAAGAAACCtgaaaaaataacactttattCCAATTATCTACCTTCCAAATTAGAAGCACTTGATAACAAAGAAAATGATACAATAAATGAAGTTGATGATCCTTTCGAATtcgatgatgatgacgatgatttcGCTACAAAGCCTAGAGAAGGCGGATTTGTGTATTACTTAGAGCTTTTAGGGAGCTTCTTCCAGCTAGCTTTAGGCGCTGTTTTGGCGATATTTAAATCGTCATCGGGTtcaaattag